From Streptomyces griseorubiginosus, one genomic window encodes:
- the hisC gene encoding histidinol-phosphate transaminase, whose product MSETSPKLRAELEGIPTYKPGKPAAAGGPVAYKLSSNENPYPPLPGVLETVTAAVSSFNRYPDMACTALMNELSDRFGVPLSHLATGTGSVGVAQQLIQATSGPGDEVIYAWRSFEAYPIITQISGATSVKVPLTEGDVHDLDAMADAITERTRLIFVCNPNNPTGTVVKRAELERFLDRVPSDVLVVLDEAYREFIRDPEVPDGVELYRTRPNVCVLRTFSKAYGLAGLRVGFAIAHEPVAAALRKTAVPFGVSQVAQEAAIASLRAEDELLGRVGSLVCERKRVMEGLRAQGWTVPETQANFVWLRLGERTVDFAAACEQHGVVVRPFPGEGVRVTVGETEANDIFLKVAEGFRKEL is encoded by the coding sequence GTGAGCGAGACGAGCCCCAAGCTGCGCGCCGAGCTGGAGGGTATCCCCACCTACAAGCCGGGCAAGCCCGCCGCGGCCGGCGGTCCGGTGGCCTACAAGCTGTCCTCCAACGAGAACCCGTATCCGCCGCTGCCAGGTGTGCTGGAGACCGTGACGGCAGCGGTCTCCTCGTTCAACCGCTACCCGGACATGGCCTGCACGGCTCTGATGAACGAGCTGTCCGACCGCTTCGGCGTCCCGCTCTCCCACCTCGCCACCGGCACCGGCTCGGTCGGCGTCGCCCAGCAGCTGATCCAGGCGACCTCGGGACCGGGCGACGAGGTGATCTACGCCTGGCGGTCCTTCGAGGCGTACCCGATCATCACCCAGATCAGCGGTGCCACCTCGGTGAAGGTGCCGCTGACCGAGGGCGATGTGCACGACCTGGACGCGATGGCCGACGCGATCACCGAGCGGACCCGGCTGATCTTCGTCTGCAACCCCAACAACCCGACGGGCACGGTCGTGAAGCGGGCCGAGCTGGAACGGTTCCTCGACCGGGTGCCCAGCGATGTGCTGGTGGTCCTCGACGAGGCCTACCGCGAGTTCATCCGCGACCCCGAGGTCCCGGACGGCGTGGAGCTGTACCGCACCCGGCCGAACGTCTGTGTGCTGCGCACCTTCTCCAAGGCGTACGGCCTCGCGGGCCTGCGGGTGGGCTTCGCGATCGCCCACGAACCGGTGGCGGCGGCGCTGCGCAAGACGGCGGTGCCCTTCGGCGTCAGCCAGGTCGCGCAGGAGGCGGCGATCGCCTCGCTGCGGGCCGAGGACGAACTCCTCGGCCGGGTCGGTTCGCTGGTCTGCGAGCGCAAGCGCGTGATGGAGGGCCTGCGCGCCCAGGGCTGGACGGTGCCCGAGACCCAGGCCAACTTCGTGTGGCTGAGGCTGGGGGAGCGCACGGTCGACTTCGCGGCGGCCTGCGAGCAGCACGGTGTGGTCGTACGGCCGTTCCCGGGCGAGGGAGTCCGAGTCACGGTCGGGGAGACCGAGGCGAACGACATCTTCCTGAAGGTGGCGGAGGGCTTCCGAAAGGAGCTTTAG
- the cydB gene encoding cytochrome d ubiquinol oxidase subunit II, producing MELHDVWFVLIAVLWTGYFFLEGFDFGVGVLTKLLARDRVEKRVLINTIGPVWDGNEVWLLTAGGATFAAFPEWYATLFSGFYLPLLVILVCLIVRGVAFEYRAKRPEENWQRNWETAIFWTSLVPAFLWGVAFGNIAHGVKIDRNFEYVGGLWDLLNPYALLGGLVTLMLFTFHGTVFTALKTVGEIRERARKLALKVGLVAAALALLFLLWTQVDSGDGKSLVAMVIAVGALVAALVANQAGREGWSFALSGVTIVAAVAMLFLTLFPNVMPSSLNADWSLTVTNASSSPYTLKIMTWLAVIATPVVMLYQGWTYWVFRKRIGTQHIAADIAH from the coding sequence ATGGAACTTCACGACGTCTGGTTCGTGCTCATCGCCGTCCTGTGGACCGGCTACTTCTTCCTGGAGGGCTTCGACTTCGGGGTCGGCGTCCTCACCAAGCTCCTCGCCCGCGACCGGGTCGAGAAGCGCGTCCTGATCAACACCATCGGCCCCGTCTGGGACGGCAACGAGGTGTGGCTGCTCACGGCGGGCGGCGCGACCTTCGCCGCCTTCCCCGAGTGGTACGCCACGCTCTTCTCCGGCTTCTACCTGCCGCTCCTGGTCATCCTGGTCTGCCTGATCGTGCGCGGTGTCGCCTTCGAGTACCGCGCCAAGCGGCCCGAGGAGAACTGGCAGCGCAACTGGGAGACCGCGATCTTCTGGACCTCGCTCGTCCCCGCGTTCCTGTGGGGCGTCGCCTTCGGCAACATCGCGCACGGAGTGAAGATCGACCGGAACTTCGAGTACGTCGGCGGTCTCTGGGACCTGCTCAACCCGTACGCCCTCCTCGGCGGACTGGTGACGCTCATGCTGTTCACCTTCCACGGCACGGTGTTCACGGCCCTCAAGACCGTCGGCGAGATCCGGGAGCGGGCTCGGAAGCTGGCCCTCAAGGTCGGTCTCGTCGCGGCCGCGCTGGCGCTGCTCTTCCTGCTGTGGACCCAGGTCGACAGCGGCGACGGCAAGAGCCTGGTCGCCATGGTGATCGCCGTGGGCGCCCTGGTCGCGGCTCTGGTGGCCAACCAGGCCGGGCGTGAGGGCTGGTCGTTCGCGCTGTCCGGGGTCACCATCGTGGCCGCCGTGGCGATGCTCTTCCTGACGCTCTTCCCGAACGTCATGCCGTCCTCGCTCAACGCGGACTGGAGCCTGACGGTCACCAACGCCTCGTCGAGCCCGTACACCCTGAAGATCATGACCTGGCTTGCGGTGATCGCCACGCCCGTGGTCATGCTCTACCAGGGCTGGACCTACTGGGTCTTCCGCAAGCGCATCGGTACACAGCACATCGCCGCCGACATCGCGCACTGA
- a CDS encoding Cof-type HAD-IIB family hydrolase gives MRENERVTSATRQPETPAADIPPRLIATDLDGTLLRDDKSVSPRTVAALAAAEEAGIEVFFVTGRPARWMDVVSDHVHGHGLAICGNGAAVVDLHGGPGAHRFVKVRELARENALDAVRLLREAAPGTVYAVEQTYGFHQEPDYPKLHMEIPDHLAPAEELLAEDGPGADEPVLKILAYHPSIDPDAFLTLSRLAIGDRANVTRSSPSALLEISGPDVSKASTLALCCAERGISHEEVVAFGDMPNDLEMLTWAGQSYAMGNAHPDVIAAASGRTVANNDDGVAVVIERMLERR, from the coding sequence ATGCGGGAGAATGAGCGGGTGACCTCAGCTACCCGACAGCCCGAGACCCCGGCCGCCGACATACCGCCGCGCCTGATCGCCACCGATCTCGACGGCACCCTGCTGCGCGACGACAAGTCGGTGTCGCCGCGCACGGTCGCGGCCCTCGCCGCCGCCGAGGAGGCCGGCATCGAGGTCTTCTTCGTCACCGGGCGCCCGGCCCGCTGGATGGACGTGGTCAGCGACCACGTCCACGGCCACGGCCTCGCCATCTGCGGAAACGGCGCGGCGGTGGTCGACCTGCACGGCGGCCCCGGCGCCCACCGGTTCGTGAAGGTGCGCGAGCTGGCCAGGGAGAACGCGCTGGACGCCGTACGCCTGCTGCGCGAAGCGGCGCCCGGCACGGTCTACGCGGTCGAGCAGACGTACGGCTTCCACCAGGAGCCGGACTACCCCAAGCTGCACATGGAGATCCCGGACCACCTCGCCCCGGCCGAGGAGCTGCTCGCCGAGGACGGTCCCGGTGCCGATGAGCCGGTGCTGAAGATCCTCGCCTACCACCCCTCCATCGACCCGGACGCCTTCCTCACCCTCTCCCGCCTCGCCATCGGCGACCGGGCCAACGTCACCCGCTCCAGCCCCAGCGCTCTGCTGGAGATCAGCGGCCCCGACGTCTCCAAGGCCAGCACCCTCGCCCTGTGCTGCGCCGAGCGCGGTATCTCGCACGAGGAAGTGGTCGCCTTCGGGGACATGCCCAACGACCTCGAGATGCTGACCTGGGCAGGACAGTCGTACGCGATGGGCAACGCGCACCCCGACGTGATCGCCGCGGCCTCGGGCCGGACCGTCGCCAACAACGACGACGGGGTGGCGGTCGTGATCGAGCGGATGCTGGAGCGGCGGTAG
- a CDS encoding LacI family DNA-binding transcriptional regulator, giving the protein MTAAGKHQVSRAETSRRGSRPGRAGIRDVAAAAGVSITTVSDALNGKGRLPDATRRHVREVADRLGYRPSAAARTLRTGKSGLIGLTVTTYGDEPFTFTEFAYFAEMARAATSAALARGYALVILPATSRHDVWSNVALDGTVVIDPSDQDPVVSELVRQGLPVVSDGRPAGALPVTAWVDNDHEAAVLGILDHLADAGARRIGLLTGTTTDTYTHLSTTAYLHWCERVGQDPVYEAYPAHDPCAGAVAADRLLARPDRPDAVYGLFDPNGTDLLAAARRYGLRVPDDLLIVCCSESTVYASTEPPVTTLSLKPRRIGTAVVQLLIDAIEGVESDQPVEQVIPTELIVRTSSQRRAPRTTVSPPRSPEKG; this is encoded by the coding sequence ATGACAGCAGCAGGGAAGCACCAGGTGAGCCGCGCGGAAACCTCACGTCGAGGCAGCCGGCCGGGTCGGGCGGGCATCAGAGACGTTGCCGCCGCCGCCGGAGTCTCCATCACGACCGTCTCGGACGCCCTGAACGGCAAGGGCAGGCTCCCGGACGCCACCCGCCGCCATGTCAGGGAGGTCGCCGACCGGCTGGGCTACCGGCCCTCCGCCGCGGCCAGAACCCTCCGTACCGGCAAGTCGGGACTCATCGGCCTGACCGTGACGACGTACGGGGATGAACCTTTCACCTTCACGGAGTTCGCGTACTTCGCCGAGATGGCGCGGGCCGCCACCTCCGCCGCGCTCGCCCGCGGCTACGCCCTCGTCATCCTGCCCGCGACCTCGCGGCACGACGTGTGGTCGAACGTCGCCCTGGACGGCACCGTGGTCATCGACCCGTCCGACCAGGATCCGGTCGTCAGCGAACTGGTCCGGCAGGGGCTTCCGGTCGTCTCCGACGGCCGCCCGGCCGGCGCGCTGCCGGTCACCGCGTGGGTCGACAACGACCACGAGGCCGCCGTACTCGGGATCCTCGATCACCTGGCCGACGCCGGCGCCCGCCGCATCGGCCTGCTGACCGGCACGACGACCGACACCTACACCCATCTGTCGACCACCGCGTATCTGCACTGGTGCGAGCGGGTGGGCCAGGATCCGGTCTACGAGGCCTACCCGGCGCACGATCCGTGCGCGGGCGCCGTCGCCGCCGACCGGCTGCTCGCCCGGCCCGACCGCCCCGACGCCGTCTACGGGTTGTTCGACCCGAACGGCACCGACCTGCTGGCCGCCGCCCGGCGCTACGGGCTGCGCGTCCCGGACGACCTGCTGATCGTCTGCTGCTCCGAGTCCACGGTGTACGCCAGCACCGAGCCGCCCGTCACCACGCTCTCCCTCAAGCCGCGCCGCATCGGCACGGCCGTGGTCCAGCTGCTCATCGACGCCATCGAGGGAGTCGAGTCGGACCAGCCGGTCGAGCAGGTGATACCGACCGAGCTGATCGTGCGCACCTCGTCCCAGCGACGCGCACCGCGCACGACGGTCAGCCCGCCGCGGTCGCCTGAGAAGGGGTAG
- a CDS encoding M23 family metallopeptidase encodes MRSPRLRLLLVPALLCALAVVAARPTDAADDGAGRRADGDTEVSTQVARLYEDAALATRRYEAGRQAAEVQRARARRFEELLDRERREIAVLHQDLGRIARSQYRDGGGLPLTAQIILADDFDELMRGQHVFSRTTVALNNAVDKSRRAEARLAADEAKATAVRRRLERRSAELAALKQDIEQKLEEARWRLQGLADVSVAAGACRGAVRLDQPRQAQAGAWGTPVAVYELSAGFGSGGSRWANGHTGQDFAVPIGTPVRAVGAGRVVKVSCGGAFGIEVVIEHPGGYYTQYAHLAAVTVDQGDGVAPGQWIGQSGTSGNSTGPHLHFEVRVTPETGSAVDPVPWLAARGVPLG; translated from the coding sequence ATGCGATCACCTCGCCTCCGCCTGCTGCTCGTTCCGGCGTTGCTGTGCGCGCTCGCCGTGGTGGCGGCCCGGCCCACGGACGCGGCCGACGACGGTGCGGGCCGCCGTGCGGACGGTGACACGGAGGTCAGCACGCAGGTGGCGCGGCTGTACGAGGACGCGGCCCTGGCGACCCGGCGGTACGAGGCCGGTCGCCAGGCGGCGGAGGTGCAGCGGGCGCGGGCCCGGCGGTTCGAGGAGCTCCTGGACCGGGAGCGGCGGGAGATCGCCGTCCTGCACCAGGATCTCGGCCGTATCGCCCGGTCCCAGTACCGCGACGGCGGTGGTCTTCCGCTCACCGCGCAGATCATCCTCGCGGACGACTTCGATGAGCTGATGCGCGGTCAGCATGTCTTCTCCCGGACGACGGTGGCGCTCAACAACGCGGTCGACAAGAGCCGTCGGGCCGAGGCCCGGCTCGCGGCGGACGAGGCGAAGGCCACGGCGGTCCGGCGGAGGCTGGAGCGGCGGAGCGCCGAACTCGCCGCGCTGAAGCAGGACATCGAGCAGAAGCTCGAAGAGGCCCGGTGGCGGCTCCAGGGGCTGGCCGACGTGTCCGTCGCGGCCGGCGCCTGCCGGGGTGCCGTACGCCTGGACCAACCGCGGCAGGCGCAGGCGGGCGCGTGGGGCACGCCGGTGGCGGTGTACGAGCTGTCGGCGGGGTTCGGCAGCGGCGGGTCACGCTGGGCGAACGGGCACACCGGCCAGGACTTCGCGGTGCCGATCGGGACGCCGGTGCGGGCGGTGGGAGCGGGCCGGGTGGTGAAGGTGTCCTGCGGAGGCGCCTTCGGCATCGAGGTCGTGATCGAGCACCCCGGCGGCTACTACACGCAGTACGCCCACCTCGCCGCCGTCACCGTCGACCAGGGGGACGGCGTCGCCCCGGGACAGTGGATCGGTCAGTCGGGCACGAGCGGCAACTCGACCGGCCCGCACCTGCACTTCGAGGTGCGGGTCACGCCGGAGACGGGCTCGGCGGTGGACCCGGTGCCGTGGCTGGCGGCACGCGGGGTGCCGCTCGGCTGA
- a CDS encoding cytochrome ubiquinol oxidase subunit I: MDLALAPETLARWQFGITTVYHFLFVPLTISLAALTAGLQTAWVRTEKEKYLRATKFWGKLFLINIAMGVVTGIVQEFQFGMNWSDYSRFVGDVFGAPLAFEALIAFFFESTFIGLWIFGWDKLPKKIHLACIWMVSIGTILSAYFILAANSWMQHPVGYRINEAKGRAELTDFWLVLTQNTALAQAFHTLSASFLTGGAFMVGIAAFHLFRKKHITVMKTSLRLGLITVVVAGMLTAISGDTLGKVMFKQQPMKMAAAEALWDGQNSAPFSIFAYGDVSKGHNTVELSVPGVLSFLADDDFSSYVPGINDTNKAEQEKYGPGDYRPNIPVAFWAFRWMIGFGMASFAIGIAGLWLTRKKFLLPQHLRVGEDEVPNLVLFRNKALSPKLGRLYWLVAIWTLGFPLIANSWGWIFTEMGRQPWVVYGVLQTRHAVSPGVSQAEVLISMITFTTLYAILAVVEVKLLAKYIKAGPPELTEADLNPPTKIGGEARDADKPMAFSY, encoded by the coding sequence GTGGACCTGGCTCTGGCGCCGGAGACCCTGGCGCGGTGGCAGTTCGGCATCACCACCGTCTACCACTTCCTCTTCGTCCCGCTGACGATCTCGCTCGCCGCCCTGACGGCCGGACTGCAGACCGCCTGGGTGCGTACGGAGAAGGAGAAGTACCTCAGGGCGACCAAGTTCTGGGGCAAGCTGTTCCTGATCAACATCGCGATGGGCGTGGTCACCGGCATCGTGCAGGAGTTCCAGTTCGGCATGAACTGGTCCGACTACTCGCGCTTCGTCGGTGACGTCTTCGGCGCCCCGCTCGCCTTCGAGGCCCTGATCGCCTTCTTCTTCGAGTCCACCTTCATCGGCCTGTGGATCTTCGGCTGGGACAAGCTGCCCAAGAAGATCCACCTGGCCTGCATCTGGATGGTCTCGATCGGCACGATCCTGTCGGCGTACTTCATCCTCGCGGCCAACTCGTGGATGCAGCACCCGGTCGGCTACCGGATCAACGAGGCCAAGGGCCGGGCCGAGCTCACCGACTTCTGGCTGGTGCTGACCCAGAACACCGCGCTGGCCCAGGCCTTCCACACGCTCAGCGCGTCCTTCCTCACCGGCGGCGCGTTCATGGTGGGCATCGCGGCCTTCCACCTGTTCCGCAAGAAGCACATCACCGTGATGAAGACCTCGCTGCGCCTCGGCCTGATCACCGTGGTCGTCGCCGGCATGCTCACCGCGATCAGCGGCGACACCCTCGGCAAGGTCATGTTCAAGCAGCAGCCGATGAAGATGGCCGCCGCCGAGGCCCTGTGGGACGGCCAGAACTCCGCCCCGTTCTCGATCTTCGCCTACGGCGATGTCAGCAAGGGCCACAACACCGTCGAGCTGTCCGTCCCGGGCGTGCTGTCCTTCCTCGCCGACGACGACTTCAGCTCGTACGTGCCCGGCATCAACGACACCAACAAGGCCGAGCAGGAGAAGTACGGTCCCGGCGACTACCGGCCCAACATCCCCGTCGCCTTCTGGGCGTTCCGCTGGATGATCGGCTTCGGGATGGCGTCCTTCGCCATCGGCATCGCCGGACTCTGGCTGACCCGCAAGAAGTTCCTGCTCCCGCAGCACCTGCGGGTCGGCGAGGACGAGGTGCCCAACCTGGTCCTCTTCAGGAACAAGGCCCTCAGCCCCAAGCTCGGCCGGCTCTACTGGCTGGTGGCGATCTGGACCCTGGGGTTCCCGCTGATCGCCAACTCCTGGGGCTGGATCTTCACCGAGATGGGCCGCCAGCCGTGGGTCGTCTACGGCGTCCTGCAGACCCGGCACGCGGTCTCCCCCGGCGTCTCGCAGGCCGAGGTCCTCATCTCGATGATCACCTTCACCACGCTGTACGCGATCCTCGCGGTCGTCGAGGTCAAGCTGCTCGCGAAGTACATCAAGGCGGGCCCGCCCGAGCTCACCGAGGCCGACCTCAACCCGCCCACGAAGATCGGCGGCGAAGCGCGTGACGCCGACAAGCCGATGGCCTTCTCGTACTAG
- the cydD gene encoding thiol reductant ABC exporter subunit CydD — MKPIDPRLLRYARATRLFLVAVVGLGGLGALLVIAQAMLLAEIVVGAFQHGLSVSGLRTPLLLLAAVAVGRGLVSWLTELAAHRASAAVKSELRGRLLERATALGPGWLSGQRTGSLVALATRGVDALDDYFSRYLPQLGLAVVVPVAVLARIVTEDWVSAAIIVGTLPLIPVFMVLIGWATQSRMDRQWQLLSRLSGHFLDVVAGLPTLKVFGRAKAQAESIRRITGEYRQATMRTLRIAFISSFALELLSTLSVALVAVTIGMRLVHGEMQLYDGLVILILAPEAYLPLRQVGTQYHAAAEGLAAAEEIFAVLETPVPASGNGPVPAGALAFEQVTVRYPGRAADAVTDVSFEVAPGETVALVGPSGAGKSTLLNVLLGFVPPTEGRVRIGGADLAEVDLAQWRSRIAWVPQRPQLFAGTVAENVRLARPDADDTAVRQALADAGAREFVDALPLGADTVLGEDGAGLSAGQRQRLALARAFLADRPVLLLDEPTAALDGATEAEVVAAVRRLAAGRTVLLVVHRPALLGVADRVVRLTEPAAHVPVRATLGTAPEAAVVEAGAAAVGGSEASEVLTVKGSVLARVRAMSGPRRGRLALALLLGSLALGSAVGLMATSGWLISRASQQPPVLYLMVAVTATRAFGIGRAVFRYAERLVSHDAVLRMLADTRVAVYRRLERLAPAGLRTARRGDLLSRLVSDVDALQDYWLRWLLPAGAAALVSAASVGFTAWLLPEAGAALAVGLLAAGVGVPFLTGAVARRAERRLAPARGELSTRVTDLLTGTAELTVAGALPARTAEARRADGVLTRIASRTATATALGDGLTALICGLTVTATAAVGAQGVAAGRLGGVVMAVVVLTPLAAFEAVLGLPLAVQYRQRVRRSAERVYEVLDAPEPVREPEHGRQAPASPFPVVVHGLAARYEDQDRDALTGLDLTLTEGRRIAVVGASGSGKTTLAQVLLRFLDADAGTYTLGGVDAYGLSGDDVRRLVGLCAQDAHLFDSTVRENLLLAKRDATEDELRDALRRARLLDWAESLPDGLDTLVGEHGARLSGGQRQRLALARALLADFPVLVLDEPAEHLDLPTADALTTDLLVATEGRTTLLITHRLAGLESVDEVVVLDAGRVVQRGTYAELAAVEGPLRGMAEREAESELLVGTR; from the coding sequence GTGAAACCAATCGATCCACGTCTGCTCCGCTACGCCCGGGCCACCCGCCTCTTCCTGGTGGCCGTGGTCGGCCTGGGCGGCCTCGGAGCCCTGCTGGTCATCGCCCAGGCGATGCTCCTCGCCGAGATCGTGGTCGGCGCGTTCCAGCACGGTCTGTCCGTCTCCGGACTCCGCACCCCCCTGCTGCTGTTGGCGGCCGTCGCCGTGGGCCGCGGGCTGGTCTCCTGGCTCACCGAACTCGCCGCCCACCGGGCGAGCGCCGCGGTGAAGTCGGAGCTGCGGGGGCGCTTGCTGGAGCGGGCCACCGCGCTCGGCCCCGGGTGGTTGAGCGGGCAGCGGACCGGATCGCTGGTCGCCCTCGCCACCAGGGGAGTCGACGCCCTCGACGACTACTTCTCGCGCTATCTCCCGCAGCTGGGGCTCGCGGTGGTCGTCCCGGTGGCGGTGCTGGCGCGGATCGTGACCGAGGACTGGGTGTCGGCGGCCATCATCGTCGGGACCCTGCCCCTCATCCCCGTCTTCATGGTGCTGATCGGCTGGGCCACCCAGTCCCGGATGGACCGTCAGTGGCAGCTGCTGTCCCGGCTGTCGGGGCACTTCCTGGACGTGGTCGCGGGACTGCCGACCCTCAAGGTGTTCGGCCGGGCCAAGGCGCAGGCCGAGTCGATCCGGCGCATCACCGGCGAGTACCGGCAGGCGACCATGCGGACGCTGCGGATCGCCTTCATCTCCTCCTTCGCCCTGGAGTTGCTGTCGACCCTGTCGGTGGCCCTGGTCGCCGTGACGATCGGCATGCGGCTCGTACACGGCGAGATGCAGCTGTACGACGGTCTCGTCATCCTCATCCTGGCTCCCGAGGCGTATCTGCCCCTGCGCCAGGTCGGCACGCAGTATCACGCTGCGGCCGAGGGGCTGGCCGCCGCCGAGGAGATCTTCGCGGTCCTGGAGACACCGGTTCCCGCGTCGGGCAACGGTCCCGTGCCCGCGGGCGCGCTCGCCTTCGAGCAGGTCACGGTCCGCTACCCGGGGCGGGCCGCGGACGCCGTCACGGACGTGTCCTTCGAGGTCGCGCCCGGGGAGACGGTGGCCCTGGTCGGGCCGAGCGGCGCGGGCAAGTCGACACTGCTGAACGTCCTGCTGGGATTCGTCCCGCCCACCGAGGGGCGGGTGCGGATCGGGGGAGCCGATCTCGCCGAGGTCGACCTGGCGCAGTGGCGGTCACGTATCGCGTGGGTGCCGCAGCGGCCGCAGCTGTTCGCCGGCACGGTCGCCGAGAACGTCCGGCTGGCCCGCCCCGACGCGGACGACACGGCCGTACGGCAGGCGTTGGCGGACGCGGGGGCGCGGGAGTTCGTGGACGCGTTGCCCCTGGGGGCCGACACCGTGCTCGGCGAGGACGGGGCCGGGCTCTCCGCCGGACAGCGGCAACGGCTGGCGCTGGCACGCGCGTTCCTCGCGGACCGGCCCGTGCTGCTCCTCGACGAACCGACGGCGGCGCTCGACGGGGCCACCGAGGCGGAGGTCGTCGCGGCGGTACGGCGGCTCGCGGCCGGACGGACCGTCCTGCTGGTGGTGCACCGCCCGGCGTTGCTCGGGGTGGCCGACCGGGTGGTGCGGCTGACGGAGCCGGCGGCTCACGTGCCCGTGCGGGCCACGCTCGGCACAGCGCCCGAGGCGGCTGTCGTCGAGGCCGGTGCCGCCGCCGTCGGCGGTTCCGAGGCGAGCGAAGTACTGACCGTGAAGGGCTCCGTACTCGCCCGGGTCCGCGCCATGTCCGGCCCCCGGCGCGGTCGGCTCGCCCTCGCGCTGCTCCTCGGCAGCCTCGCGCTGGGCAGTGCCGTGGGGCTGATGGCCACCTCGGGGTGGCTGATCTCGCGGGCCTCGCAGCAGCCGCCCGTGCTGTATCTGATGGTGGCCGTGACGGCGACCCGGGCTTTCGGGATCGGCCGGGCCGTGTTCCGGTACGCGGAGCGGCTGGTGTCGCACGACGCCGTGCTGCGGATGCTCGCCGACACCCGGGTGGCCGTGTACCGGCGGCTGGAGCGGCTGGCGCCCGCCGGGCTGCGGACGGCCCGTCGGGGGGATCTGCTCTCGCGGCTCGTCTCGGATGTGGACGCGTTGCAGGACTACTGGCTGCGCTGGCTGCTGCCCGCCGGTGCCGCGGCCCTGGTGTCGGCGGCCTCCGTGGGCTTCACGGCCTGGCTGCTGCCGGAGGCCGGTGCCGCGCTCGCCGTGGGTCTGCTGGCCGCCGGAGTCGGCGTCCCGTTCCTCACGGGTGCCGTGGCCCGCCGCGCCGAGCGCAGGCTGGCCCCTGCCCGCGGGGAGCTGTCGACCCGCGTGACCGATCTGCTCACCGGCACCGCCGAGCTGACCGTCGCCGGCGCCCTGCCCGCCCGCACCGCCGAGGCACGGCGGGCCGACGGAGTCCTCACCCGGATCGCCTCCCGGACCGCCACCGCCACCGCCCTCGGCGACGGACTCACCGCCCTGATCTGCGGCCTGACCGTCACGGCCACCGCTGCGGTGGGCGCGCAGGGCGTCGCGGCGGGGCGGCTGGGCGGAGTTGTGATGGCCGTCGTGGTGCTCACTCCGCTGGCCGCCTTCGAGGCGGTTCTCGGGCTGCCGCTCGCGGTGCAGTACCGCCAGCGGGTGCGCAGGAGCGCGGAACGCGTGTACGAGGTGCTGGACGCGCCCGAACCGGTACGGGAACCGGAACACGGACGGCAGGCCCCCGCCTCGCCCTTCCCGGTGGTCGTCCACGGTCTCGCCGCCCGGTACGAGGACCAGGACCGGGACGCCCTCACCGGCCTCGACCTCACCCTGACGGAGGGCCGGAGGATCGCCGTGGTCGGCGCGTCCGGCTCCGGCAAGACGACGCTCGCGCAGGTGCTGCTGCGCTTCCTGGACGCGGACGCCGGAACCTACACCCTGGGCGGCGTGGACGCCTACGGGCTGTCCGGCGACGACGTACGGCGGCTGGTGGGGCTGTGCGCGCAGGACGCGCACCTCTTCGACAGCACGGTGCGGGAGAACCTGCTCCTCGCCAAGAGGGACGCGACCGAGGACGAGCTGCGGGACGCGCTGCGGCGGGCCCGGCTGCTCGACTGGGCCGAGAGCCTGCCCGACGGCCTCGACACCCTGGTCGGCGAACACGGTGCCCGGCTGTCCGGCGGCCAGCGCCAGCGGCTCGCCCTGGCCCGGGCACTGCTCGCCGACTTCCCCGTCCTCGTCCTGGACGAGCCGGCCGAGCATCTCGACCTGCCCACCGCGGACGCCCTCACCACCGATCTGCTGGTCGCCACGGAGGGCCGTACGACGCTCCTCATCACGCACCGGCTGGCCGGGCTGGAATCGGTGGACGAGGTGGTCGTACTCGATGCAGGGCGGGTCGTGCAGCGGGGCACCTACGCGGAGTTGGCCGCGGTGGAGGGCCCGCTGCGGGGGATGGCCGAGCGGGAGGCGGAGTCGGAGCTGCTGGTCGGAACGCGGTAG